A stretch of DNA from Methanolinea mesophila:
AAAAAGATCTTGCGTTGATCGATACAAGCTACGAAGTCCTTTTTATCGATGACGGATCGAATGATTCGACATTTAAAAAAATCCTTGATATCCAGCAAAAGGATAACTGCATAAAAATTATTAAATTCAGAAGAAATTTTGGAAAATCCGCAGCCTTAAATATCGCATTTCGCAAATTACAGGGAAATATCGTCATCACTATGGATGGCGATCTGCAGGACGACTCTGCCGAGATCGGGAACTTCCTAAGGAAAATCGATGAGGGGTACGACCTCGTTTCGGGATGGAAATTCCAGCGAAATGACCCTTTTACAAAGGTGTTCCCGAGCAGGATTTTCAACGGACTCACCTCATGGATTACCGGTGTGAAACTTCACGATTTTAATTGTGGATTTAAAGCGTATCGCCGCGAGGTAACCGATGCAATCTATCTCTATGGGGAGATGCACCGTTATATTCCGATATTAGCTGCCCAGTACGGGTTCAAAATTGCGGAAATCCAGGTGCACCACAAGCCGAGGCGGTTCGGGAGGTCAAAATATGGATTTTCACGTCTATTCAAGGGATTTTTGGACCTTATTACAGTGAAATACATTACCTCGTATTCTGCACGACCCCTTCATGCATTCGGAGTGCCCGGCTTTGTCTTCCTGGGGCTCGGGTTCATCATCGGGATCTATCTGCTCGCACTCAAATACCTCGAAAACATCGTGTTGAGCGAACGGCCCCTGCTATTGCTTTCCGTGCTGCTCATCGTCCTCGGACTCCAGTTCATCTCGATCGGGTTACTGGGGGAGATGATTACACACAGGGAAACCGGAAAGGAGAACCTGACACCGTATATCGAAAAATCAATCGGTATCTGAATAATGGCACACGACGAGGATCAGCTACTCCACGACGAGACTTCCGGGAAGTACTTCAAGAGGTCAACCGGATGGATCACAAGAATTTTTATCCGGAATGTAGTCCGGGAACTGGAAGAACTTAACCCCGATACTGTTCTGGATGTGGGGTGCGGGACAGGATACGTTACCGACATTATCGGAGGCGCACTAAACGTAAGTGTAATCGGGTGCGATCTCGAGAGAGAAAGATTGTTGATCGCAAAAACGCGGTTCAATCAGCAGGTAATCATGGCCGACATCACCAGGCTGCCGTTCAGGGATGGAAGTTTCGATGCCATAGTCGCAATGGAGATTCTGGAACACCTGCAACATCCGGATGCCGCACTGACGGAGATGAAGAGGGTCGCCAGGAAAAATATCGTAATTACGGTCCCCAATGATCCCTACTTCATGCTTGCGAACATGATGCGGGGGAAAAATGTTAAAAATTTTGGTAATCCTCCGGATCATATTCTCCATTTCAATAAAAGTTCCTTCGCGCGGTACCTCTCGGGTAGTTTCCGGAATGTTGCGGTCAGGACCAATGCGTGGTTATGGCTTTTGGCAACGATGTACCTGCATTAAGCCGAGAACGTGAACAGATTATTCTTTCTTAAGGCTAAAAATCCCCAAACTCCCCAGATCGCAAAATACAGTATAACGATGAAATGGTAGATGAACCCGGAGCTTATCGCAGCATCCTGGGACACCCCTACGGCGATGAACCCGAGCGTCCAGCCTGCCTCAAGCGTTCCGAAGTTCCCCATCCCCTGAACCGGCAGGACCGTGGTCAGGATGGCAAATGTCGATGCAAATATCACCGCGATATACGTCAGTTGTATATTCATCGCCAGGATGAGGACAAAATTCATGGTATAAATTGAGAGCCAGACTCCAAGCGTTGAGATAATTAACGGATACCACATGCCTTGTTTAGTTTCCTTGAGATGTTCTATACATTGTACGGTCTCGTCGCATTTTCTCAGAATGAAATTTCCTGCACGGTGCTGATCTACACGAAATGCCCCGAAAAACCTCTCCAGGTAATGGACAGATGACCTTCCTTTATACATGAACCACATCAGGAGCACGAGCAGGAGCAGCATGAATGCAATTCCCAGGAAAATTGCATTCGTACTAATCATTTTCAGATCCCGAAGGAGAAAAAAAGAAATTAAAAATAAGATTGTAATCAGGATATAATCGAAGATTCGGGAAATTATCAGAGTTGCAAGACCTTCCCCGGCAGTCCTTCCATGGATCTTCTTGATCAGGTAGACGTAGGTTAGCTCCCCGGAGCGTACGGGTAATATGTAATTGAACATATTGTGAAGGCATACAATCCGGTACATATCCCTCAACCGGATCGCATTATCCAGGAGATACCCAAAACGTAGGGACCTGAAGAAATAACTACAGCTGTACAACAGAAATCCTGCGAGAAGGTAGGCAGGGTTGATATTTCTAAGCGTGGACACCAGGTCATTGATGGAAATCTGCGATATGAGAATTCCTGCGAAGGTGATAGTAAGCAGAATCGCGATAATTTGAATGTATTGAGATTTTTTCATCGATGTCACCAGGGTCTGCATACACTTCACCTCCCGGGAATATTCCTGCGGGGGCGATGGATTAGAATGTAGACCGCCCGGTTCATCGAACTATCGCTTTGATCAGAGCATCGTTTCGTGAAGTGCCTGATGTTCATTGCGGGAGCATCACTATTGTTGAGGGAGACCTGATCCTAACGGTATAGAGTTGATATTCATTGTCCTGATACACTGGGTTATTCAGGGGAATCTCAATTTTTTTCGGATTCCCTGTAGTCACCACAATGTCGGCGTGAACTTTTCCCGACGTAATTGCGACTTCAGTCTCGTCCTTCTCCTCGGACCCGAGGATAACGTCCATGTGATCTCTCTCCGTCCGGGGTTTTATTACCAGAGTCGATTCCCCTTTCTGGAAGATCGTGCCGTTTATGCTCACGGAATTCCCATCGATATCATACAGCGTGGCGTTGGGATACGAGTATTTGTGCATCCATATGGGTAAATTATTGATTTGAGAATATTCAAGCGGGAGTTCCGTATAAGGATGACGGAAGGTATGAAGTTCCGGGACCATTGAGGTTTCGATTGGATTTGCGATCACCGGTGCAACGGTAAACAACCCAATCAGGATAAAGGGAATTATAATCTTTATATTAATCCTGGTAATCAAAAATAAAAACGCGGGAAATATGTAAAAATACCTGTTGCCTATGGCATGTTGTCCGCCAAGGTAATTGTTACCGATGATAATGACAAAAAACAGGATGTTCAGGATAATTCCCAAAAGAATCAGGTATTGAACCGGGTCTTCCCCCACGATCGAGAGTAATGTCCGCGTATTGTTATCCCGTTTTTTTGTCGCGAATATCCCAAGCGCGAATGTAAGCAGGGCAAATACGGTCAGAGGATAATACCAGATCATCCCGGTAAACTTCCCGAAGAAGTAATAGAATAAATTTAACGGGCTTTTCGCCCAAACATCCGTATTCAGAAGGCCCGAAATGCGACCTTCTTCAACGCTGAATGCCGGGTACCCAATCTCATTGACACCATCGAAATCCCCGGTATAAGGGAATTGATCGATGTAGTACATGCGATTACCCCCGTAGAACGTCATCGATCCTGTCTCAAGATAGAAATACCCGTAAAAAACGAGAATTGGGAGCAGAAACATGCACATGACCAAAGTGACACGTCTGAACTGACGACTGTACATTTCGTACGCGATGAAAGGGATAAAAAGCAGGCAATTGGATATTTTCGCTACAGTTGCCACACCGAAGACAAGGGCAGCGAGGAGGAGATAGCGGTCCTGCTTCGTATCAAAGAAAAGTGTGCAACCAAAAATCCCCGCAGTAATGAGGAACATATTGTAAATTTCTACATGGATCCAGAAGAGATAGACAAACGCGGTGGAAAAAAGAAAAAACAGGGCTGAAACGATAAACGACAGGGTCCGGGAGTTCCCCTTCCGCTCGAGATAAAGGTACCCCATGAGGATCATACCCCAGAACATAAGGCCGTTGAAGAACAGGATCCCGTGGTTTCCCAGAAGAACGAAAAAAGGAGCTGCAAACAGGGCATAAGAAAATTCTTTGCCGTAAAAATAATTTCCTTCATCGGTCTTGATCAGGAATAACCCATCCGGCAGGTCATCGAATTTATTTGAGAGCGTACGCTGAATGTCAACCGGTTCGAATTGCAGGTCAAAATCATCGGCGATGCTCGTGATCTGCATATAGTACGTTGACCCGTCTGCAAACCGATGTACCGGGGCGACATACGTAATAGCTGCAAGGCCCACGAGGAGGAGAAGAAAAATAACGATTATTCCGAGAGAACTGGATTTTTTTATGCCATTAATATTTAAAAAAAAACGGGGAACGGGGATCATTTATTTTCATTTACAGATTTATTTTTAAAAATATTATACTTTCA
This window harbors:
- a CDS encoding glycosyltransferase family 2 protein; the protein is MTPYLSIIIPVFNEQENITPLYDKLKKDLALIDTSYEVLFIDDGSNDSTFKKILDIQQKDNCIKIIKFRRNFGKSAALNIAFRKLQGNIVITMDGDLQDDSAEIGNFLRKIDEGYDLVSGWKFQRNDPFTKVFPSRIFNGLTSWITGVKLHDFNCGFKAYRREVTDAIYLYGEMHRYIPILAAQYGFKIAEIQVHHKPRRFGRSKYGFSRLFKGFLDLITVKYITSYSARPLHAFGVPGFVFLGLGFIIGIYLLALKYLENIVLSERPLLLLSVLLIVLGLQFISIGLLGEMITHRETGKENLTPYIEKSIGI
- a CDS encoding class I SAM-dependent methyltransferase, encoding MAHDEDQLLHDETSGKYFKRSTGWITRIFIRNVVRELEELNPDTVLDVGCGTGYVTDIIGGALNVSVIGCDLERERLLIAKTRFNQQVIMADITRLPFRDGSFDAIVAMEILEHLQHPDAALTEMKRVARKNIVITVPNDPYFMLANMMRGKNVKNFGNPPDHILHFNKSSFARYLSGSFRNVAVRTNAWLWLLATMYLH
- a CDS encoding lysylphosphatidylglycerol synthase transmembrane domain-containing protein gives rise to the protein MQTLVTSMKKSQYIQIIAILLTITFAGILISQISINDLVSTLRNINPAYLLAGFLLYSCSYFFRSLRFGYLLDNAIRLRDMYRIVCLHNMFNYILPVRSGELTYVYLIKKIHGRTAGEGLATLIISRIFDYILITILFLISFFLLRDLKMISTNAIFLGIAFMLLLLVLLMWFMYKGRSSVHYLERFFGAFRVDQHRAGNFILRKCDETVQCIEHLKETKQGMWYPLIISTLGVWLSIYTMNFVLILAMNIQLTYIAVIFASTFAILTTVLPVQGMGNFGTLEAGWTLGFIAVGVSQDAAISSGFIYHFIVILYFAIWGVWGFLALRKNNLFTFSA